Proteins co-encoded in one Aspergillus flavus chromosome 2, complete sequence genomic window:
- a CDS encoding uncharacterized protein (expressed protein): MYVVSGSLLFSPSLILYIVRLNSILFPFSVSLNQCTTYTSQMSSITLETHHLPDFACHNHRHLAGSPLWNLDCSSELSASSFGLNRSTWIEPLQPRNTSPPSTSDSYWGLQSPSALSGFSQGQDPAARSSSSSSSSSSFETTPVILGTPLGCESNCSRPGYENQPPSGLSKQIQGKLPTETSLTPCFESSIQAQLKTDLMAIMADNNTHSYGWQSRPSHPLHPSSMAMDQQPFPQPQTLPPSTGYHVGYHTPQATTQGFYQPGIPAPQYLCSPHPGMLQSRQHPRSSSIPYSFPGSHIAGSPPTIAEHQFTSSPPSYLVNHQEYYYSQAPSLSSNPSSLAVSPQSQHIMTPGTVYSSPDTAPAGSDPEQQVRVISFRPKPQCWDHGCNGREFSTFSNLLRHQREKSGVVAKAECPSCGAVFTRTTARNIHVSQGKCKGGGREASSE, encoded by the exons ATGTATGTGGTCTCGGGGTCTCTATtgttctctccctctttaATCTTGTACATTGTCCGTCTAAATTCAATATTATTCCCATTTTCTGTCTCGCTAAATCAGTGTACTACCTATACCTCTCAAATGTCCTCCATAACACTTGAAACACATCACTTACCTGACTTTGCTTGTCATAATCACAGACACCTGGCTGGCTCTCCACTGTGGAATCTGGATTGCTCTTCAGAGTTatccgcttcttctttcggaCTTAATCGGTCGACTTGGATTGAGCCTTTACAGCCGCGGAATACTAGCCCGCCGAGTACCTCGGACTCGTATTGGGGTCTACAGAGTCCAAGTGCACTATCCGGCTTCAGTCAAGGACAAGACCCAGCAGCCAGATCTAGTAGCAGCTCAAGTTCCTCTTCATCGTTTGAAACCACGCCGGTCATTCTTGGTACACCGCTTGGTTGTGAATCCAACTGTTCAAGGCCAGGATACGAAAATCAACCGCCCTCTGGTCTATCCAAGCAGATCCAAGGGAAGCTCCCGACAGAAACCTCACT AACACCGTGCTTTGAGTCATCTATCCAAGCACAGCTGAAGACCGACTTGATGGCAATCATGGCAGATAATAACACACACA GTTATGGCTGGCAAAGCCGGCCATcacatcctcttcatccttcctcgATGGCTATGGACCAACAACCGTTTCCCCAACCACAGACTCTCCCACCATCGACTGGATACCATGTCGGATATCATACTCCACAGGCCACAACGCAGGGCTTTTATCAACCGGGAATTCCGGCACCTCAGTATCTATGCTCGCCACACCCAGGTATGCTTCAGAGCCGACAGCATCCCCGAAG ttcttccattccatatTCCTTCCCCGGCAGCCACATTGCAGGCAGCCCTCCAACAATAGCGGAACATCAGTTCACTTCATC ACCTCCCTCATACTTAGTTAATCAtcaagaatattattattccCAGGCTCCTTCACTATC GTCAAATCCAAGCTCTTTAGCAGTGAGCCCTCAGTCACAACATATAATGACACCAGGAACAGTATACTCGTCTCCCGATACAGCACCGGCAGGCTCAGACCCAGAACAGCAAGTCCGCGTCATTAGCTTCCGACCGAAACCGCAATGTTGGGATCACGGATGCAACGGCCGTGAATTCTCAACGTTTAGCAATTTGCTCCGTCATCAAAGGGAAAAGTCCGGCGTGGTTGCCAAAGCAGAATGCCCCAGTTGTGGCGCTGTTTTCACACGAACAACAGCTCGAAACATTCATGTCTCTCAAGGGAAATGTAAAGGTGGAGGGAGGGAAGCATCAAGCGAGTGA